The following proteins come from a genomic window of Yinghuangia sp. ASG 101:
- the msrB gene encoding peptide-methionine (R)-S-oxide reductase MsrB, which translates to MTDTEKYNIAKSADEWRAILSPAEFHVLREAGTERAFTGEYTDTKTVGVYRCRACQAELFRSEDKFESHCGWPSFDYVDEDRVELREDRAYGMVRTEVLCRNCGSHLGHVFEGERYTPRNQRYCINSISLTLEPAADA; encoded by the coding sequence ATGACCGACACCGAGAAGTACAACATCGCCAAGTCCGCCGACGAGTGGCGCGCGATCCTGTCTCCCGCGGAGTTCCACGTCCTGCGCGAGGCCGGCACCGAGCGCGCCTTCACCGGCGAGTACACCGACACCAAGACCGTCGGCGTCTACCGCTGCCGCGCGTGTCAGGCGGAGCTGTTCCGCTCCGAGGACAAGTTCGAGTCGCACTGCGGCTGGCCGTCGTTCGACTACGTCGACGAGGACCGCGTGGAGCTGCGCGAGGACCGGGCGTACGGGATGGTCCGCACGGAGGTCCTGTGCCGCAACTGCGGCTCGCACCTCGGACACGTGTTCGAAGGCGAGCGGTATACGCCGCGCAATCAGCGCTACTGCATCAACTCGATCAGCCTCACCCTGGAACCCGCCGCGGACGCCTGA
- a CDS encoding TIGR04222 domain-containing membrane protein, with amino-acid sequence MNPNAALVAYVVWMVCAIAYIVAVLRGERVRRGAALPKAPRLNLYQAAFLTGGPSRVADVAVLAMRASGVVHVGRDGTVTATDRKAAEPVTAGVLRTVTEAGGSAPLATVRLRGARSPEVQDIGDRFVALGVMRRRNTTRKRRNARIVAVASMAISSLTLVIPGVLWSGSPGHGGIHVGALVAHVTGSVVSVVLLQLLSIVPRTGHTPLGVSYVVQLRRDARLRQALDRTAAGGAGLGAIAVSGLGQLPDLELLDVFRRERVAQPVGGPNTGGTYADSGADADTSGGDSWCGAASCADSGFRGSSCSGPNCSSPASCSSSGCSSSGCSSGGSSCGGGSSCGGGGGCS; translated from the coding sequence ATGAACCCGAATGCCGCGCTGGTCGCCTACGTCGTGTGGATGGTGTGCGCGATCGCGTACATCGTCGCGGTGCTGCGCGGCGAGCGAGTCCGGCGCGGTGCGGCGCTGCCCAAGGCGCCGCGACTGAACCTGTACCAGGCGGCGTTCCTGACCGGAGGCCCGTCCCGCGTGGCGGACGTCGCGGTCCTCGCGATGCGCGCCTCGGGTGTCGTGCACGTCGGCCGCGACGGCACCGTCACCGCCACCGACCGCAAGGCGGCCGAACCGGTCACCGCCGGAGTGCTGCGCACGGTCACCGAGGCGGGCGGCAGCGCACCGCTGGCGACCGTGCGCCTGCGCGGCGCGCGCAGCCCGGAAGTCCAGGACATAGGCGACCGGTTCGTCGCCCTGGGCGTCATGCGGCGACGCAATACCACGCGCAAACGCCGCAACGCGCGCATCGTCGCCGTCGCCTCGATGGCGATCAGCTCACTGACCCTGGTCATTCCGGGCGTCCTGTGGTCCGGGAGCCCGGGACACGGCGGCATCCACGTCGGCGCGCTCGTCGCGCACGTCACCGGCTCCGTGGTGTCGGTCGTGCTGCTCCAGCTCCTGTCGATCGTGCCCCGCACCGGGCACACGCCGCTGGGCGTCTCGTACGTGGTGCAGCTGCGCCGCGACGCGCGCCTGCGGCAGGCCCTCGACCGGACGGCCGCGGGCGGCGCGGGGCTCGGCGCGATAGCGGTATCCGGGCTCGGACAACTCCCCGACCTCGAACTCCTGGACGTCTTCCGGCGCGAGCGGGTCGCCCAACCGGTCGGCGGACCGAACACCGGCGGGACGTACGCCGATTCGGGCGCGGACGCGGATACCTCCGGCGGCGACTCGTGGTGCGGTGCGGCGTCCTGTGCCGACAGCGGCTTCCGGGGCAGCTCGTGTTCGGGGCCGAACTGCTCGTCCCCCGCGAGCTGTTCGTCGTCCGGCTGCTCGTCGTCGGGGTGTTCGTCCGGTGGTTCGTCGTGCGGTGGTGGCTCGTCGTGCGGAGGAGGAGGCGGCTGCTCGTGA
- a CDS encoding DUF4291 domain-containing protein, whose product MSAATIAGTRVIRADFDARTIVVYQAYPSRIADAALRAGRFVEPFSFRRMTWIKPSYLWLMHRGNWARKAGQERTLAVRITRDGWERALRSAVLTSAEPGALASADVHVQWDPERSLRGAALNHYSIQVGVGRALIREFAEEWTVEITDLTARTRRTAELVRGGRFDRARALLPPEKEYPVPRDVARRLGMGG is encoded by the coding sequence ATGTCAGCCGCCACCATCGCCGGAACGCGCGTGATCCGCGCCGACTTCGACGCCCGGACGATCGTCGTCTACCAGGCGTACCCCTCGCGTATCGCCGACGCGGCGCTGCGGGCGGGCCGCTTCGTGGAGCCGTTCTCGTTCCGGCGCATGACCTGGATCAAGCCGTCGTACCTGTGGCTCATGCACCGCGGCAACTGGGCGCGCAAAGCCGGGCAGGAGCGGACGCTCGCGGTGCGGATCACCCGTGATGGATGGGAACGCGCGTTGCGGAGCGCGGTGTTGACATCGGCCGAGCCCGGCGCGCTGGCGTCGGCGGACGTGCACGTCCAGTGGGACCCGGAGCGGTCGCTGCGCGGTGCCGCGCTCAACCACTACAGCATCCAGGTCGGCGTCGGGCGGGCGCTGATCCGGGAGTTCGCCGAGGAGTGGACGGTGGAGATCACCGACCTGACCGCCCGCACGCGGCGTACGGCGGAACTCGTGCGGGGCGGACGCTTCGACCGGGCACGGGCGTTGCTGCCGCCGGAGAAGGAGTATCCGGTGCCGCGGGATGTCGCGCGGCGGCTGGGGATGGGCGGCTGA
- a CDS encoding methylated-DNA--[protein]-cysteine S-methyltransferase, translated as MSTRVLAQGGVFGEGGVADPGAASDGDTFPLIMAAVSQGGPGSPGGPTDSRPRPADLRVPLAGPPRYAVVGSPVGELLLTGDGEALSGLFMLPDAKYVPEIGADWIRDETAFDAVRTQLDEYFAGERRAFDVPLAPRGTAFQRSVWRELTAIPYGRTMSYGAMAAALGTPTASRAVGAANGRNPISIIVPCHRVIASNGALTGYAGGLDRKRRLLALERGAAVG; from the coding sequence ATGAGTACGCGAGTGTTGGCCCAGGGCGGCGTGTTCGGCGAAGGCGGCGTGGCGGACCCAGGAGCCGCGTCGGACGGCGACACGTTTCCGCTGATCATGGCGGCGGTTTCGCAAGGCGGCCCGGGGAGTCCGGGCGGGCCGACGGATTCTCGGCCGCGCCCCGCTGACCTGCGCGTGCCGCTCGCGGGGCCGCCGCGCTACGCGGTTGTCGGATCGCCGGTCGGCGAACTGCTGCTCACCGGCGACGGTGAGGCCCTGTCGGGGCTGTTCATGCTGCCCGACGCCAAGTACGTCCCCGAGATCGGCGCGGACTGGATTCGCGACGAGACGGCGTTCGACGCCGTGCGCACCCAGCTCGACGAGTACTTCGCGGGCGAGCGGCGCGCGTTCGACGTGCCCCTCGCGCCGCGCGGGACGGCGTTCCAGCGCTCGGTGTGGCGCGAGCTGACGGCGATCCCGTACGGCCGGACGATGTCGTACGGCGCGATGGCCGCCGCGCTCGGCACGCCCACCGCGTCCCGCGCGGTCGGCGCGGCGAACGGGCGCAACCCGATCTCGATCATCGTGCCGTGCCACCGCGTCATCGCGTCGAACGGCGCGTTGACCGGGTACGCGGGCGGCCTCGACCGGAAGCGGCGTCTCCTCGCCCTGGAGCGCGGAGCCGCGGTCGGCTGA
- the hemQ gene encoding hydrogen peroxide-dependent heme synthase encodes MTDATTQDTDIPGTEADGAPARPKARDLNQVIRYTLWSVFRLRDALPDDRAALGAEVETLFEQLLDKDVVVRGTYDVSGLRADADLMIWWHAESSDELQEAYNRFRRTALGRLLEPVWSNMALHRPAEFNKSHIPAFLADETPRAYVAVYPFVRSYEWYLLEDAERRRLLAEHGQMARSYPDVRANTVPSFALGDYEWILAFEADELHRIVDLMRHLRGSETRRHVREEIPFYTGRRRPIGELLAGLV; translated from the coding sequence ATGACTGACGCGACCACGCAGGACACCGACATTCCCGGGACCGAGGCCGATGGGGCGCCGGCCCGGCCCAAGGCCCGCGACCTCAACCAGGTCATCCGCTACACCCTGTGGTCGGTGTTCCGGTTGCGCGACGCCCTGCCCGACGACCGTGCGGCTCTCGGCGCCGAGGTCGAGACGCTGTTCGAGCAGTTGCTCGACAAGGACGTCGTGGTGCGCGGCACGTACGACGTCTCGGGTCTGCGCGCCGACGCCGATCTGATGATCTGGTGGCACGCGGAGTCGTCGGACGAGTTGCAGGAGGCGTACAACCGCTTCCGCCGCACCGCGCTCGGGCGGCTCCTGGAGCCGGTCTGGTCGAATATGGCGCTGCACCGGCCCGCGGAGTTCAACAAGAGCCACATCCCGGCGTTCCTCGCCGACGAGACGCCGCGCGCGTACGTCGCCGTGTACCCGTTCGTGCGTTCGTACGAGTGGTACCTGCTGGAGGACGCCGAGCGCCGCCGCCTGCTCGCGGAGCACGGGCAGATGGCCCGGTCGTACCCGGACGTGCGCGCCAACACGGTGCCGTCGTTCGCGCTGGGCGACTACGAGTGGATTTTGGCGTTCGAGGCCGACGAACTGCACCGGATCGTCGACCTCATGCGGCACCTGCGCGGCTCCGAGACGCGTCGGCACGTGCGTGAGGAGATCCCGTTCTACACGGGCCGCCGCCGTCCGATCGGTGAGCTGCTGGCCGGGCTGGTCTGA
- the hemG gene encoding protoporphyrinogen oxidase → MEATAGGGNRSAETHVVVVGGGIAGLAAAHALCRDAPPGLRVTVLEGSPRVGGKLSAVEIAGVPVDEGAESMLARRPEGTRLAREVGLGDDLQPPATATATLWTRGALRPMPRGHIMGVPGDIAALARSGVLSREGLVRVPVDCTMPPHTYEDDVTVGEFVAARLGREVVDRLVEPLLGGVYAGDAYAISLAAAVPQLLPVAHAGGSLLDGVRELLDRAPDPAVAGPVFAGIRGGIGRLPVAVAAAVAASGRGTVRTGATVRELRRTATGWQVIVGDTRAPEAVDADAVVVAVPAAPAARLLAPHSPVASAELGAVEYAGMAIVTMAFRRADLGTELPGSGFLVPPVDGRRIKASTFASNKWAWIADADPDTFVLRTSLGRAGDVAPLQRDDADLVADSLADLRDAVGIAATPVETRVTRWGGGLPQYALGHVGRVACVEQAVRQVPRLAVCGAVYHGVGIPACVASGESAAADVLASLAP, encoded by the coding sequence ATGGAAGCGACTGCCGGCGGGGGCAATCGGTCCGCCGAAACGCACGTTGTCGTTGTCGGTGGGGGTATCGCCGGGCTGGCCGCCGCACACGCGCTGTGCCGTGACGCGCCGCCCGGGCTGCGCGTCACCGTGTTGGAGGGGTCGCCGAGGGTCGGCGGCAAGTTGTCCGCGGTCGAGATCGCCGGCGTTCCCGTCGACGAGGGCGCCGAGTCGATGCTGGCCCGCCGCCCCGAAGGCACGCGACTGGCCCGCGAGGTGGGGCTCGGCGACGACCTCCAGCCGCCCGCGACCGCCACCGCGACGCTGTGGACGCGCGGAGCGCTGCGGCCGATGCCGCGCGGACACATCATGGGCGTGCCGGGCGACATCGCCGCGCTGGCGCGGTCGGGGGTGCTGTCGCGCGAAGGTCTCGTGCGGGTTCCGGTGGACTGCACGATGCCCCCGCACACATACGAAGACGACGTCACCGTGGGCGAGTTCGTCGCGGCGCGGCTCGGCCGCGAGGTCGTCGACCGGCTCGTGGAACCGCTCTTGGGCGGCGTGTACGCGGGGGACGCGTACGCCATCTCACTCGCCGCCGCCGTCCCGCAACTGCTGCCCGTCGCGCACGCGGGCGGGTCGCTGCTGGACGGCGTGCGCGAACTCCTCGACCGCGCACCCGATCCGGCCGTCGCCGGTCCGGTTTTCGCCGGTATCCGGGGCGGGATCGGGCGCCTGCCGGTCGCGGTCGCCGCGGCGGTCGCCGCGAGCGGGCGCGGGACCGTGCGGACCGGGGCGACCGTGCGCGAGTTGAGGCGTACGGCGACCGGCTGGCAGGTGATCGTCGGGGATACGCGCGCGCCCGAGGCGGTCGACGCGGACGCCGTGGTCGTCGCTGTTCCCGCGGCTCCCGCGGCGCGCCTGCTCGCGCCGCACTCGCCGGTCGCCTCGGCCGAGCTCGGCGCGGTCGAATACGCCGGGATGGCGATCGTCACGATGGCGTTCCGCCGCGCGGACCTCGGCACGGAGTTGCCCGGCAGCGGGTTCCTGGTGCCGCCCGTGGACGGCCGCCGCATCAAGGCGAGCACGTTCGCGAGCAACAAGTGGGCGTGGATCGCCGACGCGGACCCGGACACGTTCGTGCTGCGCACCTCGCTCGGCCGCGCGGGCGACGTGGCCCCGTTGCAGCGCGACGACGCCGACCTGGTCGCCGACTCGCTCGCCGACCTGCGCGACGCCGTCGGCATCGCCGCGACACCCGTGGAGACGCGCGTGACCCGTTGGGGCGGCGGGCTGCCGCAGTACGCGCTCGGCCACGTCGGACGCGTCGCCTGCGTCGAACAGGCCGTCCGTCAGGTGCCGAGGCTCGCGGTGTGCGGGGCGGTGTACCACGGCGTCGGCATCCCGGCGTGCGTCGCGAGCGGGGAGAGCGCGGCGGCGGACGTGCTCGCGTCGTTGGCGCCGTGA
- a CDS encoding DUF4349 domain-containing protein produces the protein MSLTLLLGACSGGDGGSDRGTDRAEGAAAAPNAAAAPTAVPGTKAPTPASTETPGRTGDGTTAGEATTGQAPAATDRKLVLTAEVRLEADNPEAAAASARSLAVGMGGMVGGEETRRVPVSSSIPTTEDTNSPAPPRYSVTSTLTLKVPPAQFDKAIDELSALGTVVTRNRTATDVTEQVVDVASRVETQRKSVDRVRQLLAQAGTIQEIISLESELTEREAELDSLLKRQQSLAGQVDLATIAVTVSSPAPTGSTPRPVTDKDDDGSFGGGILDALKGGGKAFVDTVGVVLRVAAAVLPFAALAIALWLVLRRFDTPLRRALARRRTRRRAAHDAHDAHEPYETADTPRTAREDDHPAPAASLPPPTPPRDTAPPRPQAPPV, from the coding sequence TTGAGTCTCACGTTGCTGCTGGGCGCGTGCTCGGGCGGCGACGGGGGAAGCGACCGGGGAACCGACCGCGCCGAAGGTGCCGCCGCCGCTCCCAACGCAGCCGCCGCCCCCACCGCCGTCCCCGGGACGAAGGCACCGACCCCCGCATCCACCGAAACCCCCGGCCGGACCGGCGACGGAACAACCGCCGGCGAGGCGACGACCGGCCAAGCCCCCGCCGCCACCGACCGCAAACTCGTCCTCACCGCCGAGGTACGCCTCGAAGCCGACAACCCCGAGGCCGCCGCCGCGAGCGCCCGGTCGCTCGCCGTCGGCATGGGCGGCATGGTCGGCGGCGAGGAGACCCGGCGCGTCCCGGTCTCCTCCTCGATCCCGACCACCGAGGACACGAACTCCCCCGCCCCGCCCCGCTATTCGGTCACGTCGACACTCACGCTGAAGGTCCCGCCCGCCCAGTTCGACAAGGCGATCGACGAACTCAGCGCCCTCGGCACGGTCGTCACCCGCAACCGCACCGCGACCGACGTCACCGAACAGGTCGTCGACGTCGCGAGCCGCGTCGAGACCCAGCGCAAAAGCGTCGACCGCGTACGCCAGTTGCTCGCGCAGGCCGGCACGATCCAGGAAATCATCAGCCTGGAATCGGAGTTGACGGAGCGTGAGGCCGAACTCGACTCGCTCCTCAAGCGGCAGCAGTCGCTGGCCGGCCAGGTGGACCTGGCGACGATCGCGGTGACCGTGTCCTCCCCCGCCCCGACCGGCAGCACCCCACGGCCCGTCACGGACAAGGACGACGACGGCAGTTTCGGCGGCGGCATCCTCGACGCGCTGAAGGGCGGCGGAAAGGCGTTCGTCGACACCGTCGGTGTCGTGCTCCGGGTCGCGGCGGCGGTTCTCCCGTTCGCCGCCCTCGCGATCGCGCTGTGGCTGGTCCTGCGCCGGTTCGACACCCCGCTCCGCCGCGCACTGGCCCGCCGCCGCACGCGCCGCCGCGCCGCCCACGACGCCCACGACGCCCACGAGCCCTACGAAACCGCCGATACCCCCCGCACCGCCCGCGAGGACGACCATCCCGCCCCCGCCGCGTCCCTTCCTCCCCCCACCCCTCCACGCGACACCGCCCCGCCGCGCCCCCAGGCCCCGCCCGTCTGA
- the hemE gene encoding uroporphyrinogen decarboxylase, with protein MGHVTDTPTTAPKSSADVRDSAFLRACRRESVPHTPVWFMRQAGRSLPEYRKVREGVAMLDSCMMPDLITEITLQPVRRHKVDAAIFFSDIVVPLKAIGVDLDIKPGVGPVVAQPIRGADDLAQLRDLTPDDVPYVAEAVRQLTGELGGTPLIGFAGAPFTLASYLVEGGPSKNHEFTKAMMYGEPELWAALLDRLADITSQFLAVQIEAGASAIQLFDSWAGALSAEDYRASVMPASAKVLASVAGHGIPRIHFGVGTGELLGLMGEAGADVVGVDWRVPLDEAARRVGPGRAVQGNLDPAMLFTPYETMVAKAGQVLAEGRAAEGHVFNLGHGVLPNTDPGRLTALVEYVHEASAR; from the coding sequence ATGGGCCATGTGACTGACACGCCTACCACGGCCCCCAAGTCCTCCGCCGATGTCCGCGACTCGGCGTTCCTGCGGGCCTGCCGCCGCGAGTCCGTGCCGCACACCCCGGTGTGGTTCATGCGCCAGGCGGGACGCTCGCTGCCCGAGTACCGCAAGGTGCGCGAGGGCGTCGCGATGCTCGACTCGTGCATGATGCCGGACCTGATCACCGAGATCACGCTCCAGCCGGTACGCCGCCACAAGGTCGACGCGGCCATCTTCTTCAGCGACATCGTCGTCCCGCTCAAGGCCATCGGCGTCGACCTCGACATCAAGCCGGGTGTCGGCCCGGTCGTCGCGCAGCCGATTCGCGGCGCGGACGACCTCGCCCAGCTGCGCGACCTCACGCCGGACGACGTGCCGTACGTCGCCGAGGCGGTCCGGCAGCTGACCGGCGAGCTGGGCGGCACGCCGCTCATCGGGTTCGCGGGGGCGCCGTTCACGCTGGCCAGCTACCTCGTGGAGGGCGGGCCGTCGAAGAACCACGAGTTCACCAAGGCGATGATGTACGGCGAGCCCGAGCTGTGGGCGGCGCTGCTCGACCGGCTCGCGGACATCACGTCGCAGTTCCTCGCGGTGCAGATCGAGGCGGGTGCGTCGGCGATCCAGCTGTTCGACTCGTGGGCGGGCGCGCTGTCGGCGGAGGACTACCGCGCGTCGGTGATGCCGGCCAGTGCGAAGGTGCTCGCGTCGGTCGCCGGGCACGGCATCCCGCGCATCCACTTCGGGGTCGGCACCGGCGAACTCCTCGGTCTCATGGGCGAGGCGGGCGCGGACGTGGTCGGCGTCGACTGGCGCGTTCCGCTCGACGAGGCCGCGCGGCGCGTCGGGCCGGGGCGGGCGGTGCAGGGCAACCTCGATCCGGCGATGCTGTTCACGCCGTACGAGACGATGGTCGCGAAGGCCGGGCAGGTGCTCGCGGAGGGGCGGGCGGCCGAGGGGCATGTCTTCAACCTGGGGCACGGGGTGCTGCCGAACACGGATCCCGGGCGGCTGACGGCGCTGGTCGAGTACGTGCACGAGGCCTCGGCGCGGTGA
- a CDS encoding DUF3000 domain-containing protein translates to MSAVGETEEPAEFRRAVERMRAAALRPEIELTDMPRPRNLAPFSTAFSAEVVVEDEELGGGRIVLLHDPGGHEAWEGTFRLVTMSRAELEPEMATDPLLPEVGWTWLTEALHMHGATYAAPSGTVTRATSQGFGGLQGQIARTEIEIRASWTPAGDDLAPHMQAWLDLLCTCAGLPPLPPVNRRGGGDGGVVPMPSRSTPRGR, encoded by the coding sequence ATGTCTGCAGTCGGCGAAACGGAGGAGCCCGCGGAGTTCCGCCGCGCGGTGGAGCGAATGCGGGCCGCGGCACTGCGCCCCGAGATCGAGCTCACGGACATGCCCCGCCCCCGCAACCTGGCCCCCTTCTCCACGGCGTTTTCCGCCGAAGTGGTGGTCGAGGACGAGGAGTTGGGCGGCGGTCGGATCGTGTTGCTGCACGATCCCGGCGGCCACGAGGCGTGGGAGGGCACGTTCCGCCTCGTCACGATGTCCCGTGCGGAGTTGGAGCCGGAGATGGCGACCGACCCGCTGCTGCCCGAGGTCGGGTGGACGTGGCTGACGGAGGCCCTGCACATGCACGGCGCGACGTACGCGGCGCCCAGCGGGACGGTCACGCGCGCGACCTCGCAGGGGTTCGGCGGCCTGCAGGGCCAGATCGCCCGGACCGAGATCGAGATCCGTGCGTCGTGGACGCCGGCCGGCGACGATTTGGCGCCGCACATGCAGGCGTGGCTGGACCTGTTGTGCACGTGCGCGGGTCTGCCGCCGCTGCCGCCCGTGAACCGGCGTGGCGGCGGGGACGGCGGGGTGGTTCCGATGCCGTCGCGTTCGACGCCTCGCGGTCGCTGA
- a CDS encoding response regulator transcription factor, whose product MSVLLDHPANLLAYRSSKPTAMVVVGDPRVRDAVIRHLWALGVRDVVGTSTIAEARSRAGTPRDLCIADVHLPDGSGLALLTEMRACGWPNGLALSAADDIGAVRSALAAGVRGYVVTGARAGLTPGHARQASMTGMAGMSAAPRMRPDHHGTDPTSGCRELSAREIEVLRLVAEGRSNKAIGQAMGLSALTVKSHLARIARKMGTGDRAGMVALALRAGIIN is encoded by the coding sequence GTGTCGGTACTTCTCGATCACCCCGCAAACCTGCTCGCCTACCGTTCGTCCAAGCCCACGGCAATGGTCGTCGTCGGGGACCCTCGGGTCCGCGACGCGGTCATCCGTCATCTGTGGGCTCTCGGGGTGCGCGACGTCGTCGGGACGTCGACCATCGCCGAGGCTCGATCCCGCGCCGGCACGCCGCGTGACCTCTGTATCGCGGACGTGCATTTGCCCGACGGTTCCGGCCTGGCCCTGCTCACTGAGATGCGGGCCTGTGGCTGGCCGAACGGTCTGGCGCTTTCCGCCGCCGACGACATCGGTGCCGTACGTTCCGCGCTTGCCGCGGGTGTGCGGGGCTATGTCGTGACGGGCGCGCGGGCGGGATTGACTCCTGGACACGCACGGCAGGCGAGCATGACGGGTATGGCGGGTATGTCCGCAGCCCCACGTATGCGCCCCGACCATCACGGGACCGATCCCACTTCGGGCTGCCGCGAGCTTTCCGCCCGCGAGATCGAGGTGCTGCGACTGGTCGCCGAGGGTCGGTCCAACAAGGCGATCGGGCAGGCCATGGGCCTGTCCGCGCTGACCGTGAAGAGCCATCTGGCCCGTATCGCCCGCAAGATGGGCACGGGCGACCGGGCCGGGATGGTCGCGCTCGCGCTGCGCGCCGGGATCATCAACTGA
- a CDS encoding HRDC domain-containing protein, whose protein sequence is MTDAFEQTASEQSAPVPLLAPREGVPPVVADADSLAGTVAAFASGDGPVAVDAERASGYRYGQRAYLIQLRRAGAGTALIDPIACPDLSGLGAALADAEWVLHAASQDLPCLAEVGMVPRRIFDTELAARLAAYPRVGLGAMVETALGFSLEKGHSAVDWSTRPLPEPWLRYAALDVEVLVELRDRLEEVLGEQEKLPWALEEFAAIVAAPPPAPRVDPWRRTSGLHRVRRRRQLAIVRALWEARDKIARAKDVSPGRVIPDAAIIEAALAGPASVPALMALPGFTGRDSRRQASAWLAAIEAGRAVPDDRLPPSTLVQEGPPPARAWGDKDPAAAERLTAAKTAVAAIADEHGVPTENLLAPDTVRRLAWSPPSVPSTDAVAEVLRAQGARAWQVHLTAPALSGALLRIAAHADKNGTPPGR, encoded by the coding sequence GTGACCGACGCTTTCGAACAAACCGCTTCCGAACAGTCGGCGCCGGTCCCTTTGCTGGCACCCCGCGAGGGCGTCCCGCCGGTGGTGGCGGACGCCGACTCCCTCGCCGGGACGGTCGCGGCCTTCGCCTCGGGCGACGGGCCCGTGGCCGTGGACGCCGAACGGGCGTCGGGTTATCGGTACGGCCAGCGCGCCTACCTGATCCAGTTGCGCCGCGCGGGGGCCGGCACGGCACTGATCGACCCGATCGCGTGTCCGGACCTGTCCGGGCTGGGGGCCGCGCTCGCCGACGCCGAGTGGGTACTGCACGCGGCCTCGCAGGATCTGCCGTGCCTCGCCGAGGTGGGCATGGTGCCGCGGCGCATCTTCGACACCGAGCTGGCCGCGCGCCTCGCGGCGTACCCGCGGGTGGGCCTGGGCGCGATGGTCGAGACCGCGCTGGGCTTCTCGTTGGAGAAGGGCCATTCGGCGGTCGACTGGTCGACGCGTCCGCTGCCCGAGCCGTGGCTGCGCTATGCGGCGCTGGACGTCGAGGTGCTGGTGGAGTTGCGCGACCGGCTCGAAGAGGTGCTGGGCGAGCAGGAGAAACTGCCGTGGGCGCTGGAGGAGTTCGCCGCGATCGTCGCCGCGCCTCCGCCCGCGCCGCGGGTCGACCCGTGGCGGCGTACGTCCGGACTGCACCGAGTGCGGCGGCGGCGCCAGCTCGCGATCGTGCGGGCGTTGTGGGAGGCGCGCGACAAGATCGCCCGTGCCAAGGACGTGTCTCCGGGGCGGGTGATCCCGGACGCGGCGATCATCGAGGCCGCGCTCGCGGGTCCGGCGTCGGTGCCGGCACTGATGGCCCTGCCCGGTTTCACGGGCCGTGACAGCCGTCGGCAGGCGAGTGCGTGGCTGGCCGCGATCGAGGCGGGGCGGGCGGTTCCGGACGACCGGTTGCCGCCGTCGACGCTCGTCCAGGAGGGTCCGCCGCCCGCGCGGGCCTGGGGTGACAAGGATCCGGCCGCCGCGGAGCGGCTGACGGCCGCGAAGACCGCGGTCGCGGCGATCGCCGACGAGCACGGCGTCCCGACCGAGAACCTGCTGGCGCCGGACACGGTGCGGCGCCTCGCGTGGTCGCCTCCGTCGGTCCCGTCGACGGACGCGGTCGCGGAAGTGCTGCGGGCCCAGGGTGCGCGTGCGTGGCAGGTCCACCTGACCGCGCCCGCCCTCTCCGGCGCTTTGCTCCGCATCGCGGCCCACGCGGACAAGAACGGCACACCGCCGGGGCGGTAG